The Daucus carota subsp. sativus chromosome 9, DH1 v3.0, whole genome shotgun sequence genome window below encodes:
- the LOC108202182 gene encoding 14 kDa proline-rich protein DC2.15 — translation MESKKTASLTLLLALNLVFFAVVSATGVTPIPGSTASTYYPVSKCDPLKLGICANVLNLVDVVVGSPPTLPCCSLIEGLVDLEAALCLCTAIKANILGIKLNVPIALSLVLNNCGKELPSGFECY, via the coding sequence ATGGAATCCAAGAAAACAGCTTCATTAACCCTTCTTCTGGCCCTCAACCTTGTCTTCTTTGCCGTGGTCAGTGCCACTGGCGTTACTCCTATACCAGGTTCCACGGCTTCGACTTATTATCCTGTAAGTAAATGTGATCCATTGAAGTTAGGAATCTGTGCCAATGTGCTTAACTTGGTTGATGTTGTTGTCGGATCCCCTCCAACATTGCCATGCTGCAGTCTCATTGAAGGCCTTGTTGATCTTGAGGCTGCTCTGTGTCTATGTACTGCCATTAAAGCCAACATTCTCGGAATCAAATTGAATGTTCCTATTGCACTCAGCTTGGTTCTTAATAACTGCGGCAAGGAACTCCCATCTGGTTTTGAGTGTTACTAG
- the LOC108201117 gene encoding 14 kDa proline-rich protein DC2.15-like, whose translation MDTKNNVAVALFLSVTLLFFILVSACDTSPSPVIPKPLPTPTIPAPRTPISTPTYYNKKCPQDALKLGVCANVLNLVDVVVGSPPTLPCCSLIQGLVDLEAALCLCTAIRANILGIDLNVPVALSLVLNNCGREVPNGFQCY comes from the coding sequence ATGGATACCAAGAACAATGTTGCAGTTGCCCTGTTTCTCTCGGTTACTCTCCTCTTCTTTATCCTGGTCAGTGCATGTGACACTAGTCCGAGCCCTGTTATACCAAAGCCACTTCCTACTCCCACTATACCAGCTCCTCGTACTCCTATCTCGACTCCAACTTATTACAACAAAAAATGCCCACAGGATGCACTTAAACTAGGAGTATGTGCAAATGTGCTTAACTTGGTTGATGTTGTGGTAGGATCTCCTCCAACGCTTCCATGTTGCAGTCTCATCCAAGGCCTTGTTGATCTCGAGGCGGCCCTCTGTCTCTGCACCGCCATTAGGGCCAACATTTTGGGTATTGACCTAAATGTTCCTGTTGCACTGAGCTTGGTTCTCAATAATTGTGGAAGGGAAGTTCCAAACGGTTTTCAGTGTTACTAA
- the LOC108202208 gene encoding plasmodesmata-located protein 8 yields the protein MVNSKYGPCVDRLIRTEANVIENSCPAEMRSCISLITILLLCGILLMNTADVLSDPQTKLLKQVCSQFKIGVNMSDFLSNFNKTFLDIREQMSNNRSIHFATAEHTNLYGMVQCRNYLSHGDCVACLDAASSQVRKNCSTANGGQVIYEGCFLRYETRYFFTLSPLDTFGSFGKLCSTSKSIYEATSFTPAVTGLITDLVEATPKIKGFFSVTKRPVFYGSRMSTVNAVAQCIETISQKDCHNCLKSGYMNIQSCPPASEGSSLDANCFLRYSDTTFFSDNSTIDLTAYLREGSSSSKTAIIGGAVGGLCLLLVLAALFYYQLVRKPYIARQGIYED from the exons ATGGTCAACAGCAAGTATGGTCCATGTGTTGATAGACTTATAAGAACTGAAGCTAACGTGATCGAAAATTCATGTCCTGCAGAAATGAGAAGCTGCATATCATTGATTACGATCCTCCTCCTCTGCGGAATTCTATTGATGAATACTGCAGATGTTTTGTCGGACCCTCAAACCAAGTTGTTAAAGCAAGTTTGCAGTCAGTTTAAGATTGGTGTCAACATGTCAGATTTTTTAAGCAATTTTAACAAAACCTTTTTAGACATTAGGGAACAGATGTCTAATAACCGCAGCATTCACTTTGCGACTGCAGAACATACAAATTTGTATGGGATGGTCCAATGCAGGAATTATCTTTCCCATGGGGATTGTGTTGCTTGCCTTGATGCTGCCTCCTCTCAAGTCAGAAAAAATTGTTCTACTGCTAATGGTGGTCAGGTCATATACGAAGGCTGTTTCCTCAG GTATGAGACGCGCTATTTCTTCACTTTGAGTCCACTGGATACATTTGGATCCTTTGGTAAGCTATGCAGCACCAGCAAGAGTATATATGAGGCCACCTCTTTTACTCCAGCAGTGACAGGATTAATAACAGATCTTGTTGAGGCCACACCGAAGATAAAAGGCTTCTTTTCAGTGACAAAAAGGCCAGTTTTTTATGGTAGTCGGATGTCCACTGTTAATGCTGTTGCACAATGTATTGAAACAATAAGCCAGAAGGATTGCCATAATTGCTTGAAATCTGGTTACATGAACATACAAAGCTGTCCTCCTGCTTCGGAGGGAAGTTCTCTTGATGCCAATTGCTTCCTCAGATACTCAGATACCACGTTTTTTTCTGATAACAGCACAATAGATCTCACGGCCTATCTGAGGGAAG GATCTTCAAGTTCAAAGACAGCTATTATTGGGGGTGCAGTTGGTGGTTTATGCCTTCTGCTCGTACTTGCCGCGCTTTTCTATTATCAATTAGTAAGAAAGCCATATATAGCTAGACAAGGTATTTACGAAGACTAA
- the LOC108200873 gene encoding UDP-glycosyltransferase 73B4-like, whose translation MALTSPESPKPLEIILIPYVTPGHLVPLSEIGCLFASRNQQVTIITTTDTAPVVEKTIKQCKSSGHPISVHPIPFPYKDVGLPEGLAMEQAKDMDTATKYYHGLGLMRSAMQDFMRTRQPDCIIADKFFPWTSDFAETLDIPRIVFDPCFMFAKAVQEALLNPNSPHLLVKSDYEPFVITDLPRPITATRSRLPANNYAKLLALHREAEVKSFGVIINSMAEMEAEFSEYYAKKVGFKAFHVGPTCLIHENADAKIERSHDSVVSKDQVLTWLDSKNPSSVLYISFGSVCALPDAQLMEIACALESAGCDFIWVVRGKNDGDKNGDDNATWQFKKGKNDGDENNDDNATWRSKSKEGKNDGDQNRDDNATWPKESKNDGDENGDDNATWQPKEFNKNGKGLILKGWAPQLLILQHPSTGGFLTHCGSNSVMEAVIAGSHW comes from the coding sequence ATGGCACTCACCTCCCCGGAATCACCAAAGCCTCTTGAGATAATCCTGATCCCATATGTAACTCCAGGCCACTTAGTCCCCCTCTCCGAAATCGGCTGCCTTTTCGCCTCCAGAAACCAGCAAGTGACCATCATCACCACCACCGACACCGCCCCAGTCGTCgaaaaaacaatcaaacaatgcAAGTCATCAGGCCACCCCATCTCAGTCCATCCCATCCCATTCCCCTACAAAGACGTGGGACTCCCCGAAGGACTCGCCATGGAACAAGCCAAAGACATGGATACCGCGACCAAATATTACCACGGCCTAGGCCTTATGAGGTCCGCCATGCAGGATTTCATGCGCACGCGCCAGCCTGATTGTATCATTGCTGACAAATTCTTCCCGTGGACCTCCGACTTCGCGGAGACTCTCGACATCCCGAGGATTGTTTTTGACCCTTGTTTCATGTTCGCTAAGGCGGTTCAAGAGGCTTTGCTTAACCCTAATTCTCCACACCTCCTAGTCAAATCGGATTACGAACCCTTTGTTATTACCGATTTGCCTCGCCCGATCACCGCGACACGATCCAGACTTCCTGCTAATAATTATGCGAAGCTATTAGCATTGCATAGAGAAGCTGAGGTGAAAAGTTTTGGTGTCATTATCAACTCAATGGCCGAGATGGAAGCGGAATTTTCGGAGTATTACGCGAAGAAGGTGGGATTCAAGGCATTTCACGTGGGTCCTACTTGTTTGATACATGAAAATGCAGATGCTAAAATCGAAAGAAGCCATGACTCAGTAGTGAGTAAGGATCAAGTGCTGACCTGGCTTGACTCGAAAAACCCTAGCTCGGTTCTCTACATTTCATTCGGATCCGTGTGCGCATTGCCTGATGCGcagctcatggagatagcatgcgCCCTCGAGTCTGCCGGCTGTGATTTCATCTGGGTCGTTCGCGGCAAGAATGACGGTGACAAGAACGGTGATGATAATGCCACGTGGCAATTTAAGAAGGGCAAGAATGACGGTGACGAGAATAATGATGATAATGCCACTTGGCGGTCTAAGTCTAAGGAGGGCAAGAATGACGGTGACCAGAACCGTGATGATAATGCCACGTGGCCTAAGGAGAGCAAGAATGATGGTGATGAGAACGGTGATGATAATGCCACGTGGCAGCCTAAGGAGTTTAACAAAAACGGCAAGGGTTTGATTCTGAAAGGGTGGGCCCCGCAGTTGTTGATATTACAGCATCCATCAACAGGAGGGTTTCTGACACACTGCGGGAGCAACTCGGTGATGGAAGCGGTTATCGCGGGGTCCCACTGGTGA